The DNA region TGACAGGGTGCCGCCTGACCAGCGGCTGTTCGACGTCGGGGGTGCGCTCACGCTCCTCGGGGGTCAGCGGCTTCTTGTGCGGGTTGGTCTTGAGCTCCTGGTCGACGAGGTAGGCCATGGAGTGCACCGCCCGCAGGTCCTCGATGCGTTCCTTCATGTCCGCCGGCAGCTCGTCGTACGCGGTGGTGGCGTCGGCGAAGACGGTGTCACCGCCCTCCTCGGGGGCCACCGCGGAGTAGAGCAGCGAGGCGCGGCTCATGACCTTCTTCCAGGAGTAGTCGGTGTGCCACTCCTCCTGGTCGTCGCCGTCGTAGAGGCCGATCGGCTCGCCGTTCTCGAAGATGTTGCTGATCTTCAGGACTTCGGGGTGCTCGGGCACGACGTACCGGGCGACCGGGTAGACGTCGAGCGGTCCGAAGTGCCGGCTGAAACGCACGTGGTCGGCGTGGTCCAGCTTCTGGCCGGGCAGCACGAGCACGCGGTAGCGGGTCAGGTCGTCGATCAGGCTGTCGGCGGTCGCCTGGTCCACCGGTTCCCTGAGGTCCAGCCCGGAGACGGTCGCGCCGAACACCGGGCTCAGCGCATCCAGTGTGTAGGACGTCATGAACTCTCCCCAACTTGTCGGCAGAATCAGGTTCTAGAGCGCTTTCCACTCGCGTTCCGGCGCGGCCGTCGCCGCCACGACGATCCGGCGATACTCCGCGACCCAGCCGGCGGCGGTGCTCTCGTCGAACTCCTCGGGGTTGAACTGCAGGGCGCCCCTGATCTCCCCGGTCGAGGCGACTCCCATGTTCCAGGCGGCGCCGCCGGGGATCTGCTCGCTCACCGTCTCGCGCTTCTGCACCCCCACGGTGCGGTCGGCGATCCGGTACGGGTCATCGGCCGGTCCTTCCGCGTCCAGGCTCGGGGACTCGAAGAACCCGAAGATGAAGTCGCAGTTGGCCGGATCGGCCATCGGCGCCATCAGGGACGGGATCGCCTCCTCCAGCAGCTGCACCGGCACTTCGTGCGCGTAGGCGTCCAGGCAGGTGGCGCGGGTGGCGCGCAGCACGTCGAGGAAGGTGGCACAGCCGGACAGGTCGGTGCGCAGCGGCAGGAAGTTCAGGAACGGCCCGACGGTGTCCCGGTACTCGGGCTTGCCGCGGCCGTGCACGATGGTGTTGATCACCGGGTCGAACCCGCCCCTGATCCGGTGGGCCAGCACGGAGAACGCGGCCAGCATCACCATGAAACTGGAGCTGCGGCTGGTCCTGGCGAGCCCTGCGACGTCCGCCGCCACCTCGGCGTCGAGTACGAGGTTGCTCGCCCGGTACGGTTCGGCGTGCACCTGCCGCACCGGCCGGTCGGTGGGCAGCGTGAAGAAGGGCGCGCCGTCCAATTGCCCGTGCCAGTACGCCATGTTGCGCTCGGCGTCCGGGCCCGCGGTGGCGTCCCGCTGCCAGCGGACGTAGTCCCGGTAGGGCCGGGCCGGCGGCAGCGGCGCGACGTCCTCACCGGTCCGCAGGGCGTAACAGGCCGCCAGGTCACGGTGGATGAGCTGGAGCGACCAGCCGTCGGCGGCGGTGTGGTGGGTGACCAGGCTCAGCACCGCGTCCTCGTCGTCGAACCGGGCCAGCACCGCGCGCAGCAGGGGGAGTTCCTCGACCGGGACGCTGCTCTCCTCGGCCTCGGTGAGCAACTGCTGTGCCAGCGCCTCCCGTTCCTCGCCGGGGGCGGCGGGCAGGTCGCGCACCGTCAGGGGCGCCGGCGACGGCGGGCGGACCTCCTGGTACCGCGGCCGGGCGTCGCGCACCACCACGGTGCGCAGCATCTCGTGCCGCGCCACCACGTCGTCCAGTGCGCCCTGGAGCGCGACCTCGTCCACGTATCCGCTGATGCGCAGGCACTTGGTCACGATGAATCGGGGCCCGAACGCTCCCGACTCCGCGCCGGCGCACCACAGCTCCTGCTGGCTCGAGAGGGGATACCGGTCCCGCCCGCCCTCCTGGTGCGGGGCCGGTGACACGTCCTGGGTGAACGGCACGTCATCTCCTCGTCTCGTCCTGCGGTTCGACACGTCGACGAACGGGAGGGCGCCGGATTGACCAACCGGCCGGGGAAAATTTTCAACCGACTTCGGAGCCCACCGACGACGGCTCCTGCCCGGACACGTCGACGGCGCCGGCGGCCTCCGCCGCTGCCCGGGGCGCGGGCGCCTGCGCCGCCGCGCCGCCGCGCAGCACCCGGTGGAAGGACTGCAGGTCGGCGGCGAGGAGTTCGGGCACTTCCAGCGCGGGGAAGTGGCCGCCCTCGTCGAACTCGCTCCACTGGATGATGTTCGGGAAGCGCGGCTCGGCCAGCTTGCGGATGGCCAGGCTCGCGTCGTGCGCGAACACGGCGACGGCGAGCGGCACCGGCAGCGGGGGCGCCGCGGCCGGCGGGTGCGGGGCGATGGGCAGCTGGTCGGCCATCTCGTAGTACAGCTGGGCGGAGGAACCTGCGGTCGCGGTCAGCCAGTAGATGGAGACGTTGGTCAGCAGTTGGTCGCGGCTGACCGAGTCGCCTTGTGTCCAGTCCCGGAACTTCTCCGCGATCCAGGCGAGTTGGCCGGTCGGCGAGTCGGTGAGGCCGTAGGCGAGGGTCTGCGGCCTGGTGCCCTGGATGTGCATGTCGCCGGCCCGGCCCTCCTCCTCGAACGCGGCGAGGTAGGCGAGGCGGCCGAGGTCCTGCTCGTCGAGGCCCTCAAGTTCCGCGGGGTCGCCGGACGGCGGGGTCAGCAGGAAGCTGACATGAGCGCCGATCAGGTTCTCCGGGGCCATGGCCGCGGCGGTCAACGATATCCACACGCCGAGGTCGGTGCCGTGGGCGGCGTAGCGGTCGTAGCCGAGGCTGCGCATCAGCTCGTTCCAGGCGGCGGCGATCCGCTGCACGTTCCAGCCGGCCTCCGGGGCCGGCCCGGAGAACCCGAATCCGGGCGGCGAGGGGATGACCAGGTGGAAGGCATCGGCGGGGTCGCCGCCGTGGCTGCGCGGGTCGGTGAGCCGCTCGATGACGTCCAGGTACTCGGCGACCGAGCCGGGCCAGCCGTGCGTCATGATCAGCGGGAGCGCGTCGGGCTCGGGCGAACGCACATGCAGGAAGTGCACGTTGGCGCCGTCGATCTCGGTGACGTACTGCGGGAAGCGGTTCAGCGCGGCCTCGGCTGCCCGCCAGTCGTAGCCGGTGCGCCAGTACTCGGCCAGATCCTTGAGGTAGTCCACCGGCACCCCGCGCGTCCAGCCGGCGCCGGGGACCTCGGACGGCCAGCGGGTGGCGGCCAGCCGGCGGCGGAGGTCGTCCAGGTTCTCATGGGGAATGGAGATACGGAAGGGGCGCATCTAAAGCCTCCTCTTGTCGGGCTGACGCGGCGACTCACAACCTGCTCCTGCGGCGACGCTACCAGCGGAACCGGCCACGATAGCCCCCGATTAGCGGCTTCCGATTGGGCAATCTCGAAGAAGCAGTCCGTGCCCTAGGCAACGATGCTGGAATTCCCGGCAGGTTGCGACTGCGCGATCGCGGTTTGCGCCGGAATCGAGAAATCAATGTCGCGCCGCCTATGAGAGGAACATCGTGGGCACTTATGTCGGGGAGCGCGCCGTGGTGCTCGGCGCGAGCGTGGCGGGCCTGCTGGCCGCGGGCTTGCTGGCCGAGACCTACCGGACCGTGACGGTGGTGGATCGGGACGTGCTCAGCGGGGAGCCCGGTCCGCGCCGCACCGTCCCGCAGGGCCGTCACATCCACGGCCTGCTGGCACGGGGACAGCAGGTTCTGGAGGAGCTGTTTCCCGGGATCACCAAGGAGCTTGCCGAGCTCGGGGTGCCGGTCTGCGACTTCGGCACCGGCCTGAGCTGGTACTTCAACGGCCGGATGATCGAGAAGAAGGAGACCGGCCTGATCTGCGTGTCGGCTGAACGCCCACTGCTGGAGGCCCGGATACGCGAGCGCATCCGGGCGCTGTCCAACGTGCGGCTGGTCGACCGCACCGACATCGCGGGCCTGACCGCGTCGCCCGACAGGGCGCGGATCACCGGCGTGCGGGTGCAGCCGGCGGACGGCGGCCCGGAGGAGGTGCTGGCCGCGGACCTGGTGGTGGACGCCAGCGGGCGCAGCTCGCGAACCCCGCGCTGGCTGACCGAGTTCGGCTATCCGCAGGTGCCGCAGGACCGGGTCAAGATCGATCTCACCTACACCACCGTGGAGTTGCGGGCACCGCTGCCGGTGGACCCGATCGGCGACGGCGCGGGCCTGGTGTGCGTCGCCAGCCCGGCCGATCCGCACGGAGCGACGCTGGTCAGGCTCCGCGACCGCTATGCGCTGTCGCTGTACGGCCTGCTCGGCGACCGCCCGCCGACCGACCGCGCCGGCTTCGTCGCCTACGCGCGGAGACTGCCGGTGCCGGAGATCCACGCGGCCGTCGAGCAGGCCGAGATGATCACCGAACCGGTGTCCATGCACTTCCCCGCGAACGTCCGGCACCGCTACGAGCGGATGAGCCGTCTGCCCGACGGCCTGCTGGTGATGGGCGACGCCGCGTGCGTCTTCAACCCGATCTACGCCCAGGGCATGACGGTCGCCGCGATCGAGGCGCTCGTCCTGCGCACACACCTGGAGAAAGGCCGCCCGCCGCGGCCCCAGGAATTTTTCCGGGATCTTTCCGGGGTCATCGACGCGCCGTGGGACATGGCCGTCGGCGGAGATCTCGGTTTTCCCGGAGTCGAAGGACGTCGGACATTGAAAGTACGGATGGGAAATTTCTATGTGCCGCGGCTGCAATCCGCGGCGGCATACGACGGCGTTCTTTCCAACGCCTTTCTGCGAGCTGCGGGGCTGGTCGACCCGCCCCAGGCCCTGATGCGTCCCACAGTGATTTCGCGAGTGCTTCGACGGATGAGGGCGTCCTGACGTACGCCCTTCGAGGATCTGCTGGAGGTCCCGTGTTGACCCACCCCGAGCCCATAGTTCTCGACCCCACCGGCCGTGACGTCCACGCCGAGGGCGCACGGCTGCTCGCCCAGGGCCAGGTGGCCCAGGTGGAGCTGCCCGGCGGCGTCCGCGCCTGGTCGGTGGTCGGCTACGACGCCGTCCGCCAGGTGCTGAACGACGAGCGGTTCGCCAAGGACGCGCGCAAGCACTGGCCGGCCTTCATCAACGGAGAGATCGGCGAGGACTTCCCCCTCATCGGCTGGGTGCTCATGGACAACATGACCACCAACGACGCCGAGGCGCACGCCCGGCTGCGCAATCTCACCGCCAAGGCGTTCACGCTGCGCAGGACCGAGGCGATGCGCCCGCGGGTCGAGCGCATCGTCTCCGAGCTGCTGGACGATCTGTCGACCGCGGCGCCCGGCGAAGTGGTGGACCTCAAGGGGCGGTACGCCTATCCGCTGCCGACCAAGGTGATCTGCGAACTCTTCGGCGTTCCGGAGGAGATGCGCGCCGACGTGATGCGCGGCGGCGAGGTCAACGTCGACACGACCATCAGCCACGAAGAGGCGGTGGCCAACGTCGAGGAATGGCACAGCGCCATGTACGACCTGGTGGCCATGAAGAAGAAGACACCCGGCGACGACCTGCTGAGCATGCTCATCGAGGCGCAGCACAACGGCTCCCAGCTCAGCGACTCCGAACTGGCCGGCACGCTCCACCTGATGCTCGGCGCCGGTTCGGAGACCACGACCAATCTGCTGAGCAAGGCGGTCGTCGCGCTGCTCACCCACCCCGACCAGTTGCAGATGGTGCTGGACGGCCGGGTGCCGTGGAAGGACGTCATCGAGGAGACGCTGCGGGTGGAATCACCCATCGCGCAGCTGCCGTTCCGCTTCACCGCCGAGGAGGTCGAGATCGCCGGGGTGACCATCCCCAAGGGGGACCCGGTGCTGATCGGCTTCGCCGCCTCGGGCCGCGACCCGCTGCGGCACGGCGACAGCGCCGACCGGTTCGACATCACCCGCGAGGACAAGGAGCACCTGTCCTTCGGCTACGGCGTGCACCACTGCCTGGGCGCGCCGCTGGCCAGGATGGAGGCCGCGATCGGGCTGCCGGCGCTGTTCGAGCGCTTCCCCGACCTTGCGCTGGGCGTCCCGGCCGACCAGATCGAGCCGCAGGGGACCTTCCTGCTCAACGGTGCCTCCACGCTCCCCATCCGTCTCACCCCCGCCGTCTGAGTGCGCGTCATCGCCATGGACCACGAGGAGCGTCGATGAACGCGGACACCACCGTGCGGACCGAACTCGGCCGGCGCGCAGCCGAGCTGGCGCCGGTCCTGCGGTCCAACGCGCAGTGGGGCGAGGACCACCGGGCGCTGCACGACGAGACGTTGGCGGCACTCGCCGACGCGGGCGTCTTCACGATGCGGGTGCCCACCCGCTACGGCGGCCAGGAGAGCGACGCGGCCACCTTCCTGGAGGTGATCACCCAGCTCGGCATGGGCGACGGCTCGGCGGCGTGGAACGTGTCCGCCTGGTCCACCTCGGCGTGGATGGCGGCCCAGTTCCCCGACCACGTCCAGGACGAGGTGTTCGCCCCCGGCTCGCGGGTGTGTGGGGTGCTGAGCCCCACCGCGGCCGCGGTGCCGACCGGCGACGGCGTGGTGATCAACGGCCGCTGGCAGTTCATCAGCGGCGCCAAGCACAGCCAGTGGCAGGTCGTGCTGGCCATGGCGCCCACGCCCGACGGCGCGTCGCAGTGGCCGGTGATGGCGGTCGTCCCGCTGTCGGAGCTGTCGATCGACGACGACTGGTACACCACGGGCCTGTGCGGCACGGGCAGCGTCACCACCATCGCCCACGACGTCTTCGTGCCGCAGGACCGGGTGCTGCCCCTGGTGGGCGTGCTGGAGGAGCAGACCGCGTCCGAGCTGAACGCCGGATCCGCCGTCTTCCGCACACCGCTGATGGTCACCGGCTGCGCCACATTCACCGGGGCCGCGATCGGGCTGGCCAAGGCGGCCCAGGCGGCCTTCATGGACCGGCTCGACCACAAGATCACCTACACCGACTACGCCAGCCGCCGTGAGGCGCCGATCACCCACCTGAAGGTCGCCGAGGCGGCCCTGCTGATCGAGGAGGCCGAGTCGCACGCCACGCGGCTGGCCGCACAGGTGGACGCGAAGGGCGCGGCCGGCGAGGCCTGGAGCCTGCCGGAGCGGGTCAAGGCCCGGGCCTACCTCGGCCGGGTCTTCCAGCTGACCAACGCGGCGGCCACGGGCCTGGCCGACGAGAGCGGCGGCTCGTCGCTCTACCGGTCCAACCCCTTCCAGCGGGCGGTGCGCGACCTTCACGCGCTGAGCGTGCACGCGCTCATGCACGCCTCGACCAGCGCGGAGCTGTACGGGCGCATCCTGTGCGGGCTCGAACCGAACACGATGTACCTGTGAGGCAGGGGCTCCCGGCCGGGCACGGACGGCCGTCCGCCTGATTGCGTGCCCGGCGTCGGCCGGCTCCGCGCACCGTCGCGGGGCCGGCCGCTCCCGTCCCGGCGGCCAGCCGTCCTGTCGGCGCCGCACCGGGACAGGGTCGGACACCCCTACGACGAACCGGCGCCGCCGTCTTGGACAGTGTGCCGAGGAAGCCGGTCACGGGTGGGGCGGACAGGACGCGGGAGCCGGTCACGGGTGGGGCGGACGGGGCGCGGGAGCCGGTCCCGCGGCAGGTGTCACCCGAGTACGCGCTGCGGGTCGTCGACCACCCGGTGGGTGACGGGGATGGGGGAACGGGGCAGCCAGGCGGGCTCCGACGCGTTCGGCACGGCCGAGAGGAGGACGGCGTGCAGCGGCAGCGAGGGCGGCAGGCCCTCCTGGCTGGGGACCGGCTCGGTCCCGCGGTAGGCGACCGACAGTGAGGGCTGCGCCAACGCCCGCATGTGGACGACGAGTTCCGCCTCGTCGCCGGTGACCTGCGGCGGCAGTGTCTGCGCCGGGACCGGCGCGAACCCGAGGCGGGCCTTGAAGCCGAACAGGCCGGGCTGCGCCGTGTGCCCCAGCAGCGAGGGGTCGTTGCCCAACGAGGCCCAGACGAAGCCGCGTTCGCGTGCCGCGTCGAAGGCCGCCGTGTACATCAGGCGCGACAGCATGCCCTGGCGCGCGGCGTCGGCCACCGCGGAGAACCGCAGCTGCACCATGGACTGCTCGGGCCGCAGCCAGCCCAGGCAGCCTCCGGTGAGCGTGCCGTCGGCGTACGCGAACACGCCGAGCAGGGTGCTCAGATGGCGCAGGAGATGGCGCTCCTGCCGACGGGCGTGGTTGACGCCGTGGGTCATCCCGGCGATCTGCCGGTCGTAGAGCCGGAGGAAGTCCTGGAGGTCCTGCTCGCCGACGGCCGGCAGGACGCGCAGCACGATCCCGCTGTTCTCGGCGACGCGCGCGGCGTAGCGGTGGCTCTTGCGCTCCTTGGTCGGCAGCCGCGCCTGGAACGCGGTCGCCGAAGCGGTCAGGGGGGCCAGCCAGCTGATCCATGACGGCTTGACCAGGAAGCCCGCGGCCTCCAGCTCCTCGCGCCGGGCCAGATCGGTCAGCCGCACCCGCACGATGTCGATGTCGAGCGCCGGGTCGTGCCAGTCCCGGTCGAGTGCCTCCGCCACGCTCGCAAGGGCGATCCTGGCGTTCTCCCTGGTGTCGATCCGCATGGTTTCGGCCTCCTCGCCCGGCGGTCCACGGTGATCCGTACCGCAGCCTGCCGACCGGCCCCGGCGCGGGCCATCTTCCGTCGTGCCGGATCCGGCGCACGCTCCACAAGCTGGAAGATGCGGCGGGCGCCGGGGGGGTGTGACAGTGGGGGCGCAGGCCGGCGGCGCCCGGGCGACGCCCCTGCGCCTGCCCATGGGCAGGCCGGCGGCGCCCGCTCCCGGCTGTCATCCGCGGGAAGGAGCACGCCTGCGAGCGCCGGCCCGCCGACCACCGCGACCTCGTCCTGCCCCTTGCCCACCCCTGACCAGCCCGGAGGGACCATCAGTGGACACCGCAACGAGCAGCAATTTCTCCCGCCAGGTGCTCGCCGCCGTGCTCGACGCGGCCCGGCAGGCCCACGGCGGAGACGTCGACGCGGACCTCGATCCGATCTCGGCCGGCTTCGACTCGATCGCGGCGGTGGAGATGGCCGGCATCCTGGAGGAGGCGTTCGACGTCGAGTGCACCATGGTGGACGTCTTCGACGTCACGTCGCTCGGCGAGCTGGCCGACCTCCTGGTCCAGCGCATCGACGCGGCCAGCGGCCGGTAGCGGCGTGGAAGCGGCCACGCCCTGCCCGATCGTCGACCGGGTCAGGCTCATCGCCGCGGGCCGTCCCGAAGACCCGGCCGTGGTCGGCGGGGGCGAGCGGATCACCTACCGGGACCTGCTGCGGCAGACCGACCGGTGGCAAGGCCGCTGCGCGGCGCTCGGCCTCGCCACCGGCACACCGGTCGCGGTACTCACCGGCGGCGAGCCGGCCACCGCGGCGGCCTTCCTCGGCGCCAGGGCCGCCGGGCTGGTGCCTCTGCTCGTCGACGAACAGCAGGCCGCGGCGCGGGTGACCGCCGTGCTGGAGGCCGCCCGGCCGTCGGCAGTGCTGCGGCCCGCGACCGGCGAGGCCGAGCCGACCGGTGAGCCCGACCCGCGCGTCCTGCCGGCCAGCGCCGGCTACCTGGTGTTCTCCTCGGGCAGCCAGGGAACTCCCAAGGGCATCGTCGGCCGCGCGGCCGGGCTGCTGGCCTTCATCGACTGGGAGATCGCCGCGCTCGGGCTGGCCCCCGGCACCCGGGTGGCGATGCTGACCTCCCCGTCGTTCGACGTGGTCTACCGCGACCTGCTGCTCCCGCTGTGCTCAGGCGGTGAACTGCATGTCGCCCCCCGGTCCACCCGCGTCACCCCGGCCGCCGTGCTCCCCTGGCTCGCCGAGAGCGGCATCGAGGTGCTGCACGCGGTGCCGAGCCTGAGCGCCCGCTGGCTCGCCGCTGCCCCGCCGACCACCCTCGACGCGCTACGGCACACGGTGTTCGCCGGCGAGCCCCTGTACGGGCGACATGTGCGGCAGTGGCGTGCGGTCGCCCCGAAGTCGAAGGTCGGCAATCTGTACGGGCCGTCGGAGACCACGCTCGCCAAGTTCCACTACGAGGTGCCCGACGACTGCGGTTCCGGTCTGCAGCCGGTCGGCCACCCGCTGCCCGGCACGGTCCTCGGCCTGGAACCCGTCGACCCGGCCGGCGCCCCTGGCGTTCAGCGAGTCGTCATCACCACCCCGGACGGCTCGCTCGGCTACCTCTCCGGCGCCTGCGGGCCGGACGACCGCGCACGCCTGTCGTGCGGCGACGAGGGGACCGCGTTCCGTACCCAGGACCGCGGCATGCTGGACGGGGCGGGGCGGCTTGTGATCGTCGGCCGGCTGGACTCGCTGGTCAAACGCCGGGGCGTATTCGTGGACATCGCCGCCATCGAGGCGGCCGCCGCCGACCTGCCCGCGGTCCGCTCGGCCTGTTGCGTCCACCTGCCCGCGACCGGCGACGTCGTGCTGGTCGTCGAGGTTCCGGACCCGGCAGTCGCCCCGGCGCTGCGCCGTCCGCTGCACGCCGTGCTCGGCGCCGGCATGCCCGATCGCGTCATCGGACTCGCGGCCATGCCGCTGCTCCCGGGCGGCAAGGCCGACCGGCGGGGCCTCAGAGAACTCCTCGACCTGAAAGGGGCCGACGATGACCGCGAGGCGTCCTGACCGCGCAGGTCCCTGCACCGTCGTCGTCTGCCGGTATCAGCCGGAGCTGCTCGCCGCCCTGCTGGACCACCCCGCGCGTGCCGAACGCCAGGCCGACGTCTGCCTGGTGCTCGAACGCGCCGACGTCCGGT from Actinacidiphila sp. DG2A-62 includes:
- a CDS encoding AMP-binding protein; this encodes MEAATPCPIVDRVRLIAAGRPEDPAVVGGGERITYRDLLRQTDRWQGRCAALGLATGTPVAVLTGGEPATAAAFLGARAAGLVPLLVDEQQAAARVTAVLEAARPSAVLRPATGEAEPTGEPDPRVLPASAGYLVFSSGSQGTPKGIVGRAAGLLAFIDWEIAALGLAPGTRVAMLTSPSFDVVYRDLLLPLCSGGELHVAPRSTRVTPAAVLPWLAESGIEVLHAVPSLSARWLAAAPPTTLDALRHTVFAGEPLYGRHVRQWRAVAPKSKVGNLYGPSETTLAKFHYEVPDDCGSGLQPVGHPLPGTVLGLEPVDPAGAPGVQRVVITTPDGSLGYLSGACGPDDRARLSCGDEGTAFRTQDRGMLDGAGRLVIVGRLDSLVKRRGVFVDIAAIEAAAADLPAVRSACCVHLPATGDVVLVVEVPDPAVAPALRRPLHAVLGAGMPDRVIGLAAMPLLPGGKADRRGLRELLDLKGADDDREAS
- a CDS encoding cytochrome P450 family protein, which produces MLTHPEPIVLDPTGRDVHAEGARLLAQGQVAQVELPGGVRAWSVVGYDAVRQVLNDERFAKDARKHWPAFINGEIGEDFPLIGWVLMDNMTTNDAEAHARLRNLTAKAFTLRRTEAMRPRVERIVSELLDDLSTAAPGEVVDLKGRYAYPLPTKVICELFGVPEEMRADVMRGGEVNVDTTISHEEAVANVEEWHSAMYDLVAMKKKTPGDDLLSMLIEAQHNGSQLSDSELAGTLHLMLGAGSETTTNLLSKAVVALLTHPDQLQMVLDGRVPWKDVIEETLRVESPIAQLPFRFTAEEVEIAGVTIPKGDPVLIGFAASGRDPLRHGDSADRFDITREDKEHLSFGYGVHHCLGAPLARMEAAIGLPALFERFPDLALGVPADQIEPQGTFLLNGASTLPIRLTPAV
- a CDS encoding acyl-CoA dehydrogenase family protein, encoding MNADTTVRTELGRRAAELAPVLRSNAQWGEDHRALHDETLAALADAGVFTMRVPTRYGGQESDAATFLEVITQLGMGDGSAAWNVSAWSTSAWMAAQFPDHVQDEVFAPGSRVCGVLSPTAAAVPTGDGVVINGRWQFISGAKHSQWQVVLAMAPTPDGASQWPVMAVVPLSELSIDDDWYTTGLCGTGSVTTIAHDVFVPQDRVLPLVGVLEEQTASELNAGSAVFRTPLMVTGCATFTGAAIGLAKAAQAAFMDRLDHKITYTDYASRREAPITHLKVAEAALLIEEAESHATRLAAQVDAKGAAGEAWSLPERVKARAYLGRVFQLTNAAATGLADESGGSSLYRSNPFQRAVRDLHALSVHALMHASTSAELYGRILCGLEPNTMYL
- a CDS encoding FAD-dependent oxidoreductase yields the protein MGTYVGERAVVLGASVAGLLAAGLLAETYRTVTVVDRDVLSGEPGPRRTVPQGRHIHGLLARGQQVLEELFPGITKELAELGVPVCDFGTGLSWYFNGRMIEKKETGLICVSAERPLLEARIRERIRALSNVRLVDRTDIAGLTASPDRARITGVRVQPADGGPEEVLAADLVVDASGRSSRTPRWLTEFGYPQVPQDRVKIDLTYTTVELRAPLPVDPIGDGAGLVCVASPADPHGATLVRLRDRYALSLYGLLGDRPPTDRAGFVAYARRLPVPEIHAAVEQAEMITEPVSMHFPANVRHRYERMSRLPDGLLVMGDAACVFNPIYAQGMTVAAIEALVLRTHLEKGRPPRPQEFFRDLSGVIDAPWDMAVGGDLGFPGVEGRRTLKVRMGNFYVPRLQSAAAYDGVLSNAFLRAAGLVDPPQALMRPTVISRVLRRMRAS
- a CDS encoding epoxide hydrolase family protein, whose translation is MRPFRISIPHENLDDLRRRLAATRWPSEVPGAGWTRGVPVDYLKDLAEYWRTGYDWRAAEAALNRFPQYVTEIDGANVHFLHVRSPEPDALPLIMTHGWPGSVAEYLDVIERLTDPRSHGGDPADAFHLVIPSPPGFGFSGPAPEAGWNVQRIAAAWNELMRSLGYDRYAAHGTDLGVWISLTAAAMAPENLIGAHVSFLLTPPSGDPAELEGLDEQDLGRLAYLAAFEEEGRAGDMHIQGTRPQTLAYGLTDSPTGQLAWIAEKFRDWTQGDSVSRDQLLTNVSIYWLTATAGSSAQLYYEMADQLPIAPHPPAAAPPLPVPLAVAVFAHDASLAIRKLAEPRFPNIIQWSEFDEGGHFPALEVPELLAADLQSFHRVLRGGAAAQAPAPRAAAEAAGAVDVSGQEPSSVGSEVG
- a CDS encoding TauD/TfdA dioxygenase family protein — its product is MTSYTLDALSPVFGATVSGLDLREPVDQATADSLIDDLTRYRVLVLPGQKLDHADHVRFSRHFGPLDVYPVARYVVPEHPEVLKISNIFENGEPIGLYDGDDQEEWHTDYSWKKVMSRASLLYSAVAPEEGGDTVFADATTAYDELPADMKERIEDLRAVHSMAYLVDQELKTNPHKKPLTPEERERTPDVEQPLVRRHPVTGRKSLLLGSMIISGIVGLGEAESTRLLDELHAHATADRYLYRHHWSVGDLVIWDNDATMHTRTACDHRLHHRLLYRTTVM
- a CDS encoding GNAT family N-acetyltransferase, with amino-acid sequence MRIDTRENARIALASVAEALDRDWHDPALDIDIVRVRLTDLARREELEAAGFLVKPSWISWLAPLTASATAFQARLPTKERKSHRYAARVAENSGIVLRVLPAVGEQDLQDFLRLYDRQIAGMTHGVNHARRQERHLLRHLSTLLGVFAYADGTLTGGCLGWLRPEQSMVQLRFSAVADAARQGMLSRLMYTAAFDAARERGFVWASLGNDPSLLGHTAQPGLFGFKARLGFAPVPAQTLPPQVTGDEAELVVHMRALAQPSLSVAYRGTEPVPSQEGLPPSLPLHAVLLSAVPNASEPAWLPRSPIPVTHRVVDDPQRVLG
- a CDS encoding acyl carrier protein; its protein translation is MDTATSSNFSRQVLAAVLDAARQAHGGDVDADLDPISAGFDSIAAVEMAGILEEAFDVECTMVDVFDVTSLGELADLLVQRIDAASGR
- a CDS encoding condensation domain-containing protein, whose protein sequence is MPFTQDVSPAPHQEGGRDRYPLSSQQELWCAGAESGAFGPRFIVTKCLRISGYVDEVALQGALDDVVARHEMLRTVVVRDARPRYQEVRPPSPAPLTVRDLPAAPGEEREALAQQLLTEAEESSVPVEELPLLRAVLARFDDEDAVLSLVTHHTAADGWSLQLIHRDLAACYALRTGEDVAPLPPARPYRDYVRWQRDATAGPDAERNMAYWHGQLDGAPFFTLPTDRPVRQVHAEPYRASNLVLDAEVAADVAGLARTSRSSSFMVMLAAFSVLAHRIRGGFDPVINTIVHGRGKPEYRDTVGPFLNFLPLRTDLSGCATFLDVLRATRATCLDAYAHEVPVQLLEEAIPSLMAPMADPANCDFIFGFFESPSLDAEGPADDPYRIADRTVGVQKRETVSEQIPGGAAWNMGVASTGEIRGALQFNPEEFDESTAAGWVAEYRRIVVAATAAPEREWKAL